AAATATGCGAATCCTGGAAAGACTCCCTGAACAACGAATACAAAGGCAAATGCACCAATGCAAAAGGCGCTATCATAAGCGAATTCTTTGAAAAAGGAAGAATCGATAACGCGACGGTACCCATTCAGAAAAAAAGAATCTATTCCGATAATGGCATCCTAATTTTTAGTTCTGAAAAACAAGATAGTCTGGTAAAGGAAACAGACTTTTACGAAAGCGGTAAACTTTGGATTCAAAAGGAATACTACCTAGAAGGATACAGGCGCAAACTGATTTACTTCAAGGAATATTCCGAAGATGAAATCACAATTCGCGATTACCAGGTTATCGAGGTAGACGGGGTGCGCAAGGCCATTTGTCACTTCAAGGACTTTGAGGGAAATGATGTTGAAGTTCCTCCACGTCGTCGTAACAGACCTTTTAGTATGCAGGACGAAGTGAATGGCTGCATTCGCAAGGAAAGACCGAAGTACGAATACGTGGACAAGTGCGAAGTTTATTAGGAAACATTAAAATGCAATGAAGCTACCGGGAAATTCTCGGTAGCTTTTTTACATCCGATGCTAGATCCTCGCCTGCGCGAGGATGACACAACGGGGCAAGGACTTTGCGAGTACTATCCCAACTGTCCGGGAAGTACTTTCTTTTCCTTGGGCGGGAACTGCTTATCGAATTCATCGGCGTCGGCTTCGTTCACGAAGTACGCTTCCGGATCGCGATAGCTTCCGCGGATGCCGTCCAGAAAACCGGGCGTCAATTCCTTGATGAGGAAGTAAGGCGCGTCTCCATCGGGGTCGTCTGCGTAGCGGATGCCTTTGGATGTTGCAGTCACAAAACCGCACTTGCCGTAGAACTGGATGTTACCGCACATGGCGATACATCCGGCACCCATTTGGCGGGCACGTTCCAGGGCGTAGTCCAACAGCATCTTGCCAAGGCCCTTGCGTTGCATATCCGGACGAACGCTGATTGGGCCGAACGTCATCATACGCAAATGCTCACCAGTGTCCACCAGAATTTCGCTCCAAGCAAACATCACATGGGCGAGAATTTCACCGTCTTTCTCCAGCACCAGGCTCAACTCCGGAATAAATCCAGGGTTACTCCTGTAGCAGTGCAGCACGTAATGCTCAAGACATCCGGGACGATAAACGTTCCAGAAAGCCTCGCGGGTTAAATTTTCGACAGCAGAGAAATCGGCAGGTTGTTCCTGTCGGATAGTATATTCAGAATTAATAGACATTGTTTATTTCCTTTTTTAGTGTGAAAGGATACGAGTCACGCCACCCGGCGCAACCCGCATTAAACAATGTCCCAGTTTTGGGTTCGACCGAAGTCGAAATTATGGATTAAGAACATCCAACTCCGTAATAAAGGTTCGGTTATAATATACTCATTTTTCAAGGGAGTGGTCACAATCCTGCCGTAATTTCTACATTATTCATAAACACAATCGGCAACTTCCAAGGCGCCACGAGAGGATTTTATGCAGACTAAGGAATTCAGAACCAGTGGCACCTGCGCCAAGCTCAGCTTCATGGGACTCCCCTGCCCCAACCTGGGTACCGGTGGCTACGGCTATCACGGCCCCTTCGAACACGTAACCGTCGAAGCCATGGAATCCGTGGTGAAAATCATCAAGAATATCGCATTGGATTAATAGCAAATTGACGGAAACTGTTGGTGGGATAATTTAGTGAATATGAAAAATTGTCTAGGCACCTGGATTTTGCTGGTTACTTTTTTGATTGCACTGTCCGCTTGTGGTGATGAAAAAAGTACCGCAGTTGAACCTGATGATTTTTTGGAAAGTTCTTCCAGCATTTCCGAAGTATTGTCATCCTCTGAAAAGACTCCGGAAAGTTCATCCTCTCAAATCAAATCGTCTTCATCTAGTAGCAAAGTGCAGGAAGAATCTTCATCAAGTGAAAAAGACATTGTTGAAGATGTTTTATCATCATCTAGTGCACTGGTGTGGACCAACGATTCTATTCAAACAGCCTTAACGGAAATAGGCGGCGAGTGCGAAGATTGGGGTATTGCAAAAT
This is a stretch of genomic DNA from Fibrobacter sp. UWR4. It encodes these proteins:
- a CDS encoding GNAT family N-acetyltransferase encodes the protein MSINSEYTIRQEQPADFSAVENLTREAFWNVYRPGCLEHYVLHCYRSNPGFIPELSLVLEKDGEILAHVMFAWSEILVDTGEHLRMMTFGPISVRPDMQRKGLGKMLLDYALERARQMGAGCIAMCGNIQFYGKCGFVTATSKGIRYADDPDGDAPYFLIKELTPGFLDGIRGSYRDPEAYFVNEADADEFDKQFPPKEKKVLPGQLG